The following coding sequences are from one Methanosarcina sp. WWM596 window:
- the pseB gene encoding UDP-N-acetylglucosamine 4,6-dehydratase (inverting) — MEKNEKRSLFENKTILLTGGTGSFGNKFTEMILKHNPKSLRIYSRGEYNQYIMDQKFKDEKIRFLIGDVRDRDRLYRAMNGVDIVVHAAALKQVPACEYNPIEAIRTNIDGAINIIDAAIDNSVEKVMAISTDKAVHPVNLYGATKMVAEKLFIQGNTYTGKRKTRFSCVRYGNVIGSRGSVIPLFQEQKKKGVLTITDERMTRFWLTLDQGVNFVLNSIERMQGGEIFVPKIPSMRMMDLADAIAPEAKKEIVGIRPGEKLHEIMITEDEARHAKEFSDYFIIEPEFAFWDKEKHVDGNSLPDGYRYSSDINDKWLTKEELKRMC; from the coding sequence ATGGAAAAAAATGAAAAAAGATCATTATTCGAAAATAAAACCATCTTGTTGACTGGTGGAACTGGATCATTTGGAAATAAATTTACAGAGATGATCCTCAAACATAATCCAAAAAGTCTTAGAATATATTCAAGAGGAGAATACAATCAATATATAATGGATCAAAAATTCAAGGATGAAAAGATTAGATTTTTGATAGGCGATGTAAGAGATCGTGACAGACTCTACCGCGCAATGAACGGGGTAGATATTGTAGTTCACGCCGCTGCCCTGAAGCAGGTCCCTGCCTGTGAATATAATCCTATTGAAGCTATAAGAACAAATATTGATGGTGCCATAAACATAATTGACGCCGCTATCGATAACTCTGTAGAGAAAGTAATGGCAATTAGTACAGATAAGGCAGTACATCCTGTGAACCTTTACGGAGCAACTAAAATGGTAGCTGAAAAGCTGTTTATTCAGGGGAACACGTATACTGGCAAAAGAAAAACAAGATTCAGCTGCGTAAGATATGGGAATGTTATTGGCAGCCGAGGTAGTGTTATTCCTCTATTCCAAGAGCAGAAGAAAAAAGGTGTTTTGACTATCACAGATGAGAGAATGACACGTTTCTGGTTAACTCTAGATCAGGGAGTCAATTTTGTCCTTAATTCAATAGAAAGAATGCAAGGTGGAGAAATTTTCGTCCCCAAAATACCCAGTATGAGGATGATGGATCTTGCAGATGCTATTGCTCCTGAAGCAAAGAAAGAAATTGTGGGCATAAGACCCGGTGAAAAGCTTCATGAAATTATGATCACCGAAGATGAAGCAAGGCATGCAAAAGAGTTTTCCGATTATTTCATAATTGAACCAGAGTTTGCATTCTGGGATAAGGAAAAACATGTGGATGGAAATTCACTTCCAGATGGGTACAGATATTCAAGTGATATCAACGATAAGTGGCTAACCAAAGAAGAACTCAAAAGAATGTGCTGA
- a CDS encoding WxcM-like domain-containing protein, which produces MLFKKLSRVKHTREDGWLSELVSMNYDDEPFNCIHTYLVSVNPGMVRANHYHKKKEEWIAPASGKIELHLENVISGEKGELILDTHTKEYEMIYIPPFVAHAIKNNWEHEASLMVFSKNPEDKEDTVPYEVTI; this is translated from the coding sequence ATGCTCTTCAAGAAATTATCACGAGTTAAACATACGAGAGAAGATGGTTGGCTCTCTGAACTGGTCTCAATGAATTATGATGATGAGCCTTTCAACTGCATACACACTTATCTGGTATCTGTGAATCCCGGAATGGTAAGAGCCAACCACTACCACAAGAAAAAAGAGGAATGGATCGCACCGGCTTCCGGAAAAATCGAGCTACATCTTGAAAATGTTATATCAGGTGAAAAAGGGGAACTAATTCTGGATACACATACCAAGGAATACGAGATGATATACATTCCACCTTTTGTAGCTCATGCAATAAAAAATAACTGGGAACATGAGGCAAGCTTGATGGTTTTCAGTAAAAACCCCGAGGATAAGGAAGACACTGTTCCCTATGAGGTTACCATATGA
- the pseC gene encoding UDP-4-amino-4,6-dideoxy-N-acetyl-beta-L-altrosamine transaminase translates to MIPYGLQWIDEEDKEEVMKVLSSDWLTTGPKVGEFENALCRYVECKHSVTVNSGTSALDIAVGALDLPEGSEVITTPFTFAATSNALLYNRLKPVFADIQKDTRNIDPEDIRRKITPKTRAISYVDYAGHPCDIKEIKEIAEEYNLYLIEDACHALGASYYGKKIGSFADLTVFSFHPVKPITTGEGGAVVTNNSELAERARLLHSHGIDKSATERYGPDASWAYDMKMLGRNYRMTDIQAALGISQLKKLDMFIKRRREIAELYNKLLKDCEFVEIPVTKEGIKHGWHIYTILLKDVNRDKFFTCMRKNGIGVNVHYIPTYHFSYYRKHFDFDENDYPVTEDVFKRIITLPIYPKMSDEDVELVVKTLLSETFI, encoded by the coding sequence ATGATTCCCTATGGACTTCAATGGATTGATGAAGAAGATAAAGAAGAAGTCATGAAAGTGCTGAGTAGCGATTGGCTGACTACAGGTCCAAAGGTTGGGGAGTTTGAGAACGCCCTCTGCAGATACGTGGAATGCAAACACTCTGTGACAGTAAACAGCGGAACAAGTGCCCTGGATATCGCCGTAGGAGCACTGGATCTTCCAGAAGGATCTGAAGTAATTACCACACCTTTTACCTTCGCAGCTACCAGCAATGCACTTCTCTATAACCGTCTCAAGCCGGTATTTGCAGACATACAAAAAGATACCCGGAATATCGATCCCGAAGATATTCGACGCAAAATCACCCCAAAAACAAGGGCAATAAGTTACGTTGATTATGCAGGGCACCCTTGTGACATCAAGGAAATTAAGGAAATCGCAGAAGAATATAACCTTTACCTCATTGAAGATGCCTGCCATGCTCTCGGAGCCAGTTATTACGGGAAAAAGATAGGTAGTTTTGCTGACCTCACGGTTTTCAGCTTTCATCCGGTTAAGCCGATTACCACGGGAGAAGGAGGTGCAGTTGTTACAAATAATTCCGAACTCGCAGAAAGGGCTCGTCTACTCCATAGTCATGGTATTGATAAAAGTGCAACTGAGAGATACGGACCCGATGCGAGCTGGGCCTATGATATGAAAATGCTTGGAAGGAATTACCGGATGACGGATATCCAGGCAGCTTTGGGGATTTCTCAGCTGAAGAAGCTGGACATGTTTATCAAAAGGCGCCGAGAAATTGCAGAGCTTTACAATAAGTTGCTGAAAGACTGTGAATTTGTGGAAATCCCTGTTACAAAAGAAGGTATAAAACATGGATGGCATATTTATACGATTTTGTTAAAAGACGTTAATCGTGATAAATTCTTTACGTGTATGAGAAAGAATGGAATCGGTGTGAATGTACATTATATCCCGACTTACCATTTTAGTTACTATCGCAAACATTTTGATTTTGATGAAAATGATTACCCCGTAACTGAGGA
- the wecB gene encoding non-hydrolyzing UDP-N-acetylglucosamine 2-epimerase yields the protein MKIAIILGTRPEIIKMSPIIRECEKQGIEYYILHTGQHYSYEMDKIFFEQLKLPQAKYNLDVGSGLHGKQTAKMLAGIEEILIKDRPDVVLVQGDTNTVLAGALAASKLQIKIGHVEAGLRSFDRTMPEETNRIIADHTSDYLFAPTETSNT from the coding sequence ATGAAGATTGCAATAATTCTCGGCACAAGACCTGAAATTATAAAAATGAGCCCTATAATCAGAGAATGTGAAAAACAGGGCATAGAATATTATATACTGCATACAGGCCAGCACTACAGCTACGAAATGGATAAAATATTTTTTGAGCAGCTGAAACTCCCGCAGGCAAAGTACAATCTTGATGTTGGATCAGGTCTCCACGGAAAACAGACCGCAAAAATGCTCGCCGGAATCGAAGAAATCCTGATAAAAGACAGGCCAGATGTTGTCCTCGTCCAGGGAGATACAAATACGGTCCTTGCAGGTGCCCTTGCTGCGTCCAAACTTCAGATTAAAATCGGCCATGTGGAGGCGGGTTTAAGGTCCTTTGATCGAACAATGCCCGAAGAAACCAACAGAATTATTGCAGACCATACTTCCGATTATCTCTTTGCACCAACCGAGACCTCAAATACGTAA
- a CDS encoding UDP binding domain-containing protein, with product MMSKQINNSMPQYVLKMVKEMLAGIENPITVFGVAYKGNIADKRATPTKKLIKLAEKEGFKVKIYDPFVKGWCYPILGLVGGK from the coding sequence ATGATGTCCAAGCAGATCAACAACTCAATGCCCCAGTATGTCCTGAAAATGGTAAAGGAAATGCTTGCAGGAATTGAAAATCCGATTACTGTTTTTGGGGTTGCGTATAAGGGAAATATTGCAGATAAGAGAGCTACTCCAACTAAGAAATTAATCAAGCTTGCAGAGAAAGAAGGGTTCAAGGTTAAGATTTATGATCCGTTTGTGAAGGGATGGTGTTATCCGATTCTGGGATTAGTTGGAGGGAAGTGA